Proteins from one Lacrimispora sphenoides genomic window:
- a CDS encoding FtsK/SpoIIIE family DNA translocase: MPETTKKRTTAKKGKNGRTRNTAAKKNVILPEPEFIHSEVVIIMSFLAAAILFFSNFHLCGVVGDFLRSLQLGIFGSVGYVAPVLLFAGTAFYISNQGNPRAAFKLASFILALVSLCGFLHLLFGAKAGEGIGLADIYFEASVSGRGGGIIGGLLAGGLASIIGVVGAYLVIGVLLVISLVCITEKSFVDIVKKGSGKAYRHARENMDMHMEVHAMRQEARKQLLEEKKLRGVNLEATKLEEAQEESYVEEQVEEAPDNLADDIMIQAKRLSAVTAVEEDELNPADIFRGSFSPVLEDDEDSVPFAPDVEGTPFAEALEEPSIYMKKEIKTLKELEFVEEDFYPEEGNDTFAIPEEPKQVVTASGKVIETDTEALQKKLEKKREEAAKEDGGSVSLEIKQKQEIVKQEYKFPPLSLLKKGKSAVFSDREYKDTAIKLQRTLQNFGVGVTVTNISCGPSVTRYELHPEQGVKVSKIVSLADDIKLSLAAADIRIEAPIPGKSAVGIEVPNKENQMVYLRDILEADGFQKHSSKIAFAVGKDIGGQVVVTDIAKMPHLLIAGATGSGKSVCINTLIMSIIFKADPEDVKLIMVDPKVVELSVYNGIPHLLLPVVTDPKKASGALNWAVAEMTDRYNKFAQYNVREIKGYNKKVESIKDIEDEDKPKKMPQIVIIIDELADLMMVAPGEVEDSICRLAQLARAAGIHLVIATQRPSVNVITGLIKANVPSRVAFAVSSGVDSRTIIDMNGAEKLLGKGDMLFYPAGYPKPMRVQGAFVSDSEVSKVVDFLTEQGMTADYNPEVESMIASAPAGGEIKGGGNDRDEYFVQAGKFIIEKDKASIGMLQRMFKIGFNRAARIMDQLAEAGVVGEEEGTKPRKVLMSLEEFDEILSQGY; the protein is encoded by the coding sequence TTTATCCATTCAGAAGTCGTGATCATTATGTCATTTTTGGCTGCGGCCATTCTGTTTTTTAGCAACTTTCATTTATGCGGCGTGGTCGGGGATTTTCTGCGGAGCTTACAGTTAGGCATATTCGGAAGTGTGGGGTATGTCGCGCCTGTGCTGCTGTTTGCAGGAACAGCATTTTACATCTCCAACCAGGGAAATCCCAGGGCTGCTTTTAAACTGGCGTCTTTTATTCTGGCGCTGGTTTCTTTGTGTGGATTTTTACATCTCCTTTTTGGAGCAAAGGCCGGCGAGGGAATAGGACTTGCCGATATTTATTTTGAGGCTTCCGTAAGCGGAAGAGGAGGCGGCATTATAGGCGGCCTTCTGGCTGGAGGGCTTGCCTCCATAATCGGCGTAGTGGGAGCCTATCTGGTGATAGGAGTCCTTCTTGTCATATCTTTAGTCTGCATTACGGAAAAATCGTTTGTAGATATTGTGAAAAAAGGAAGCGGAAAAGCATACCGCCATGCCAGGGAAAATATGGACATGCACATGGAAGTCCATGCAATGCGCCAGGAAGCCCGCAAACAGCTTTTGGAAGAGAAAAAGCTTCGGGGAGTCAATTTAGAGGCCACGAAGTTAGAAGAAGCCCAGGAAGAAAGCTATGTGGAAGAGCAGGTTGAGGAAGCTCCTGACAATCTTGCAGATGATATTATGATCCAGGCGAAACGGCTGTCTGCCGTTACTGCTGTGGAAGAAGACGAACTCAATCCTGCTGATATTTTCCGGGGCAGTTTTTCACCTGTACTGGAAGATGATGAGGATAGTGTTCCCTTTGCCCCCGATGTGGAAGGGACACCGTTTGCTGAGGCCCTGGAAGAACCTTCCATATATATGAAGAAAGAGATCAAAACCTTAAAGGAATTGGAGTTTGTGGAAGAGGATTTCTATCCTGAGGAAGGGAATGATACCTTTGCCATTCCTGAGGAGCCAAAACAGGTGGTTACCGCTTCCGGCAAGGTAATAGAAACAGATACAGAAGCTCTTCAGAAAAAACTGGAAAAGAAACGGGAAGAGGCAGCAAAGGAAGACGGGGGTAGTGTCAGCCTTGAAATCAAGCAAAAACAGGAGATTGTGAAACAGGAATATAAGTTTCCGCCTCTCTCCCTGCTTAAAAAAGGAAAATCAGCGGTATTTTCCGACCGGGAATACAAAGATACTGCCATCAAGCTTCAGCGGACCCTTCAGAATTTCGGGGTCGGGGTTACTGTTACCAATATAAGCTGCGGACCCTCCGTTACCAGGTATGAACTTCATCCGGAGCAGGGGGTAAAGGTCAGTAAGATCGTAAGCCTGGCAGATGACATTAAATTGAGCCTGGCAGCCGCTGATATTCGAATTGAAGCTCCTATCCCGGGAAAATCGGCGGTGGGTATCGAGGTGCCCAATAAAGAAAATCAAATGGTATACTTACGGGATATTCTGGAGGCAGACGGCTTCCAGAAACATTCCTCTAAAATTGCCTTTGCGGTGGGAAAAGACATCGGCGGCCAGGTGGTTGTCACGGACATTGCAAAGATGCCTCACCTTTTGATCGCCGGAGCCACTGGTTCTGGTAAATCTGTCTGCATCAACACCTTGATAATGAGCATCATTTTTAAGGCGGACCCGGAGGATGTAAAACTGATCATGGTAGACCCAAAGGTGGTGGAATTGAGTGTTTATAATGGAATTCCCCATTTACTGCTCCCTGTGGTCACTGATCCCAAGAAGGCTTCCGGAGCCCTAAACTGGGCGGTGGCGGAGATGACGGACCGTTATAATAAGTTCGCTCAGTATAATGTCAGGGAAATTAAGGGATATAATAAAAAGGTTGAGAGTATAAAAGATATTGAGGATGAAGATAAGCCCAAAAAGATGCCTCAGATCGTCATCATTATCGACGAGCTTGCGGATCTGATGATGGTAGCTCCGGGAGAAGTGGAAGATTCCATCTGTCGTCTGGCTCAGCTTGCCAGAGCTGCGGGTATCCATCTTGTCATCGCCACCCAGCGCCCGTCGGTAAATGTCATAACAGGTCTCATTAAGGCCAATGTTCCATCCCGGGTAGCGTTTGCGGTTTCTTCCGGCGTGGATTCCAGAACCATTATTGATATGAACGGTGCGGAAAAGCTTCTTGGAAAAGGCGATATGCTCTTTTACCCGGCGGGATATCCGAAACCAATGCGTGTTCAGGGCGCCTTTGTATCGGATTCCGAAGTTTCCAAGGTTGTGGATTTCTTAACCGAACAGGGGATGACTGCAGACTACAACCCGGAAGTAGAAAGCATGATCGCTTCTGCGCCTGCAGGAGGAGAGATTAAGGGTGGTGGAAATGACAGGGATGAATATTTTGTTCAGGCCGGTAAATTTATCATTGAAAAGGATAAAGCCTCCATTGGTATGCTTCAGAGAATGTTTAAAATCGGCTTTAACCGGGCTGCCCGTATCATGGACCAGCTTGCAGAAGCCGGAGTAGTAGGAGAAGAGGAAGGCACCAAGCCCCGCAAGGTACTGATGAGCCTGGAGGAATTCGATGAAATACTTTCCCAGGGTTATTAA
- a CDS encoding formate--tetrahydrofolate ligase produces MKTDIEIAQEAKMLPIKDVAASYGISEDELELYGKYKAKLTDELWERVKDRPDGKLVLVTAINPTPAGEGKTTTTVGLGQALGKMEKKAIIALREPSLGPCFGIKGGAAGGGYAQVVPMEDLNLHFTGDFHAITSANNLLAALLDNHIHQGNALGIDTRQILWKRCLDMNDRALRNVVVGLGSKAEGFVREDHFVITVASEIMAILCLSNDMEDLKDRLGRIIVAYNYAGEPVTASQLNAVGALAALLKDALKPNLIQTLEHTGAIIHGGPFANIAHGCNSVRATKTALKLADVVVTEAGFGADLGAEKFLDIKCRKAGLKPDAIVLVATVRALKYNGGVPKDQLKEENLAALEKGIVNLEKHIENMMKYGVPVIVTLNSFITDTEAEHQFVKRFCEERGCEFALSQVWEKGGEGGIELAEKVLYTLENKESNFAPIYPDEMGLENKIATIAKEIYGAAGVTYAPAALKAIRKFEEMGFGSLPVCMAKTQYSLSDDQTKLGRPEGFDINVRDAYVSAGAGFVVILTGAIMTMPGLPKKPAADNIDVNEDGVITGLF; encoded by the coding sequence ATGAAAACAGATATTGAAATCGCACAGGAGGCAAAAATGCTTCCTATTAAAGACGTGGCTGCATCCTATGGGATCAGTGAGGATGAGCTGGAGCTTTACGGAAAGTATAAGGCGAAGCTGACTGATGAATTGTGGGAGCGGGTAAAGGATCGTCCGGACGGCAAACTGGTTCTGGTAACCGCCATCAATCCTACTCCGGCAGGAGAAGGGAAAACCACCACTACCGTAGGTCTAGGTCAGGCATTGGGGAAAATGGAAAAAAAGGCGATCATCGCCCTCAGAGAACCTTCCCTTGGACCATGCTTTGGAATTAAGGGCGGCGCGGCAGGCGGCGGATATGCCCAGGTAGTTCCCATGGAAGACTTAAATCTTCATTTTACCGGTGATTTTCATGCCATAACCTCAGCCAATAACCTGCTTGCAGCTCTGTTAGATAATCATATCCATCAGGGGAATGCTTTGGGAATCGATACCCGTCAGATTCTTTGGAAGCGCTGCCTGGACATGAATGACCGTGCCCTAAGAAACGTTGTGGTCGGCCTTGGTTCCAAAGCAGAAGGATTTGTGAGAGAGGATCACTTTGTAATTACGGTTGCATCGGAAATCATGGCTATCCTTTGCCTTTCAAATGATATGGAAGATTTAAAAGATCGGCTGGGAAGAATCATTGTAGCATATAATTATGCTGGAGAGCCTGTGACCGCCTCCCAGTTAAACGCAGTAGGCGCTTTGGCGGCTTTATTAAAGGATGCGTTAAAGCCCAATCTGATCCAGACGCTGGAGCATACCGGTGCCATCATTCACGGCGGGCCCTTTGCAAACATTGCTCATGGCTGCAACAGTGTACGTGCAACAAAGACCGCCTTAAAGCTGGCTGATGTTGTTGTGACAGAGGCAGGGTTCGGTGCGGATCTAGGCGCGGAAAAATTCCTGGACATCAAATGCAGGAAAGCCGGATTAAAGCCTGATGCCATTGTACTGGTGGCAACGGTGAGAGCCTTAAAATACAACGGCGGAGTGCCCAAGGACCAGTTAAAGGAAGAAAACCTTGCTGCCCTTGAAAAAGGGATTGTCAATCTGGAGAAGCACATTGAAAATATGATGAAATACGGCGTCCCGGTCATTGTTACCCTCAATTCCTTTATCACAGACACAGAGGCAGAACATCAGTTTGTAAAACGGTTTTGTGAGGAGAGAGGCTGTGAATTCGCCTTATCCCAGGTGTGGGAAAAAGGAGGAGAGGGCGGCATAGAGCTGGCCGAAAAAGTCCTTTATACCCTGGAAAATAAAGAAAGCAATTTTGCACCCATTTATCCTGATGAAATGGGGCTGGAAAATAAGATTGCCACAATTGCAAAGGAAATCTATGGCGCAGCTGGGGTGACCTATGCTCCTGCAGCTTTAAAAGCCATAAGAAAATTTGAAGAAATGGGATTTGGCAGCCTTCCTGTATGTATGGCAAAGACACAGTATTCTTTATCCGATGACCAGACAAAGCTTGGGAGACCGGAAGGCTTTGACATTAATGTACGGGATGCTTATGTATCTGCCGGAGCCGGATTTGTAGTCATTCTGACCGGAGCCATTATGACAATGCCAGGTCTTCCAAAGAAGCCGGCCGCAGATAATATTGACGTAAATGAAGATGGAGTAATCACCGGATTATTCTGA